ATATAGATATTATATTTATAAAAAATAGCTTAAAAGTCCCCAGCCAATGAAATAAACAGGTGTTATAACAATATCGACAGGCAGAGTTATAATATACCCTAAATATAAAATATTTCTTATGCCGCTTCTATCTTGAGCTATTTCATTATTTATATTTTTCATACTTGCGTTACCCCATAAAATTCGCCCATCTATGCAAGTTGAAAATTCAATTATCATTTCTTTTTTTAGGATTGAATCAAGGTTAAGGATTATAATATAAGGACATTCATTTTTTTCGGTTTGGTCGTTATATATTTTTTTAAAAAATTTTTCTGGATCTTGTTTTAAGGCTTCAGTTTCAATATATCTTTGATGTTCAGGGTTCACAATCAATAAAGCTTTTTTTTCATAGTTTATATTATCTTTTTGATTTGATATAAGCACATTTCCGTTTTCATAAATTTGCAATGATAAAACATTTTTAGACGAATCGTGAAGAACTCCTGAAAACTCGTATTTTATATAGTCATTGGATATTTCAGCAGACCCTTTGTAAATATATGGGTACTGAATTATCAAATCATCTTTTTCGTTTGGCGAGCGTATATATGAAGATAGCGTAAATGAAGCACATCCAGCCAAATTTAAGATGAGAATAAAAAACAAAATTATTTTTAATATAAAAATTCTTGAAAGGTTCATTGTTATGATAAATAAAAAACAAAATTATAAAGAAAAATGGTTAAAAAAACGTTCAAAAGTATGCCATTGCTGCAAGCAGGAAGAAATTTTCTGCTGGAACTGCAAATGTGGTTTTAGTATTTGCCAAACCTGCTTGCAACAAAATTTTTGGGGGATGTCATGCAATGGAATTACATGGGTTTGCCCTGACTGCGGTGATTCTAATGGACTTGGCAACCAGTAGGCTTTGCTATCCCGCAAGAATATCCTTTATTTCTAAAAGATTTGTAATATAAAAATCAGCCATTGCAAGGTTGGGATTATTATATGCTGCGAATATAACCTTTGCCGATTTGGCTGATTTTTCGTCAAGCTCAGAATCACCAATAAAAATAGCCTCATATGGAGATATATTAAAATAATCTATTATTTTTTCAAGAGGCTCAGGTGACGGCTTAGGATTAACGACATCAAGTGCAGTTACAACCATATCAAAGTATTCTTCAAGCTTATAAGCACTAAGGACATCCCCCATTGTATCTGTTCGATTAGTAGCTATGGCTATTTTATAATTAGGTTTAAGCCATTTAAGAATTTCCTTTAAATAAGGTTCTATAACCATATATTTTATAAAAGGCTTATAACTCATCTCATTTCTAAATTCTTTTGCTTCAGTTTGTTCATCTTCATTAGGAAATAGATAATCAACCGAGTTTTCTGCAGTATGCATTTGAGCATACTTAAATTGTTCATCATCCATTGAGGGCTTTTTGAAATGGCTAAGTATAAAATTATAGTAAGCCTGATTTGCTTTTACTGTATCAAATAAAACTCCGTCACAATCAAATATTACAGCTTTGATATTCTTCATTTTGATTCTTTATTATCCTGCTTTTCTTCTAATATGTTTCCAAATACTTTAATTTGTATTTCGGGCTTTAGTTTATTATCCGTTTTTATACTTATTACATCAAAATAAGAACCCGGAGTTTTTTTAACATTTTCAACAGTAAGTATATATGTCTGAGGCTTCGATCCATCCATTGGGTCAAGCTTATATATTATGTTTTCACCTGTCCTCGTGCTTACTTCTAAAATATTAAAAGGATGATTCTCTAATGTTTGAATTTTGGCAACAGTCTTTAATTCTGTATTAACTTGTCCTGTAAGCTGAAGCTTGCTAGGAATAATTGTTACAAATTCTTCTACCATTCCTGTTATAGTAATTTCAACAGTTGGATTTTTTTTATCATTTGATTCAATTGATATTTTTTTAGTAAGCCTGTGTCCACCAGAACCTTCTGTATTTACGGATATAATTATTTCACCCTTCCCACCTGGAAGGATCTCTTTTGGGTAAGAGCTTGTTGCGCAGCCTCAGCCAGTTCTTACTTTTGTTATTTTTAAAACTTCATTGCCTTTATTTTCAATTTCAAAACCATGGGATACTTTTTCAGCGTCAAGGACTGGGGGAAACTCGTATACTGTTTCACCTATAAAGATAATTGGAGCTTTTTCTTGTGTATTGGAAGACACATCATTTGTTACGTTTGAAAGTTCATCGGCTTTGTTTTCAATAGGATTTATTTTTGCTATCTTAGCATCTTCCTGGGCAAAGCCATAAGTAAATTTAAACATAATAATCAATAAGACAAAAAATAAAGTTTTTTTACGCATAATTCACCTCAAATTATAATAAAAACTAATTGAAAGAAAAAAATTATTTGTCCTATAACACAAAGGATTTATAGAAGCAAACCATAAGTTGAAAGAGATATTTTAGTTATTGACTATTCAATTAAAACTTTTATAAAGATTTAAAAATTGTATAAATTTTTTGGATTACTTAATTATTTTATGATTTAGGAGGGAATTATTGATGGGAAAAATAATTTTTTTTATTGTATTCTTTATTACTCTATCGTGGGTATGTTTATTTGGGAATACACCCTATACCCAAGATGGTGAATCTTTATTTACAGAAAAGTGCGGTAGTTGTCATAAAACTGGGGGGGAAGCCGCTATTTTTTCACCTGTCAAATATGCTGGAAGCCAATGGGAAAGATTTTTTGACAAGGATAAACACAAAAGAAAAAAGGATATCGGTGATAAAATTACTTCAAATGAATTAGAAATGATAAAAGATTTTTTAGTTAAACATGCGGCTGATTCTGATAGACCTATCGCCGCTGGGCTTAGATAAAAGGGGGATGACAATGAAAAAAATTAAAATTCTATTTATAGCTGCAACAATACTTTTTGTTTTTGTTTTTAATTGTTTTTCAGAATCAATTGTGATGGAAAAAGAATCAGTTGATAAAATTTTGGAAAAACAATCATATCTTGAAAAGAAAATTGAAGAATTAGAAAAACAATTAAACGATAATAGTAGCAAAACATATAAAGGAAGTGATATCAGCATACTTCAAGAAGATGTTGAAGAAGTCTCTGAAAGACTTGATATAGTAGAAACAAAAACTTTTCTTGATAGAGTTCAAATCACTGGTGAACTTAGATTATTACTTGAAAGCTGGCATTCAAAAGACATGAAAACTATTACTGGCAAAAAAACTGATGAACATTCTGACGAAATTTGGACAAGTACACTTTATTTAAATCTGCGTTCAGATGTAACTAAAAATCTTATATTCCATTCAAGACTTCAATATTTTAAATTTTGGGGTGATACTTATTATGATGGAGGGGGTGGGCATGATTGGGACTATGCAAGCAATCCTAAAAAAGAGGGATACCTTCATGTTCAAAGAGCTTATTTTGATTATTTTGTCCCAAATACGCCTATTTCTGTAACTATGGGAAGAATGCCATCTGGAGGAGGAGGACCGCCTGACGAACTAAGGTATTACACCACAAAAAAATCTACATGGCCTAAGCTTATGAACGATGTAGAGTCAGATGGTATAATTTTAAATTTATCACTTGAAAAATTAACTAATCTTGATGAATCAATGATTAGAATTGCTTATGTTAAATTAGCGCAAAACTATGTACAATATAAAGGAATTTATAATTATAACGATTCAAGAGTTTATGCTTTATCCTTCGATACAGAAATTCCAGGTTTTAATAATTCTATTTTTTGGATAAGTTACCTTAATGCTCAAGATTTACTTCCGATACCTGATTACAGTCTTCCCTCTCCCCTTGAAAGAAAAACACCTCTCCCAAAATCAATGGGATGGTTAGATTTATATAACCTTCATATTCAATTTATGGATTTAGGTAAATTCGGAATAGATTATTTTTTTTCGGCAGCTTACATGACTATCCATCCTTCAGATCATGGAACTATAATAGGAAACATCCCTGTAGTAACGCCTCAAGGCGTAATCTTAGTTGAAAATGAGTTTGGATGGTATGGAGACAAGCTTAGCGGAAATTTAGGAAAAAATAGGCAGGGGCATTGCATTTTTACTGGATTCCGTTATGAATTGCCAATAGAATTGCTTAAAAATCCTTGTATTGGATTTGAATATAACCATGGTTCGACTTATTGGGCTGGTTCTGTTATAACTGGAAGCGGCGATATTCAGAATAAGCTTTTTACAAATGGTGACGGCTATGAAGTCTATTATATTCAGCCTATAGAACAAAAAAATCTTTTTTGCAGAGCCGGATGGATATATCTTGATATGGATTATGAAAATCCGATGTTCTGTTACGGAAATCAGCAAAAAACTGATTTAAAATTAACAAGATATTATTTATTATTCGACTTAAAATTTTAAATAAAACTATTTAAACTTTGGGGTAACCTTTAATAATTTATACTACGATTTACCCCAAAGAAATACTTCTAAGGAGGCTGCAAGAATTTTGATAAAGATAAGCTTGCAAGTAAAAAGTTTTTTAGGATATTTCGCGATGATTTTTTTGATAGTTATTGTAGGCACAAT
This Desulfobacterales bacterium DNA region includes the following protein-coding sequences:
- a CDS encoding HAD family hydrolase, giving the protein MKNIKAVIFDCDGVLFDTVKANQAYYNFILSHFKKPSMDDEQFKYAQMHTAENSVDYLFPNEDEQTEAKEFRNEMSYKPFIKYMVIEPYLKEILKWLKPNYKIAIATNRTDTMGDVLSAYKLEEYFDMVVTALDVVNPKPSPEPLEKIIDYFNISPYEAIFIGDSELDEKSAKSAKVIFAAYNNPNLAMADFYITNLLEIKDILAG
- a CDS encoding c-type cytochrome; the protein is MGKIIFFIVFFITLSWVCLFGNTPYTQDGESLFTEKCGSCHKTGGEAAIFSPVKYAGSQWERFFDKDKHKRKKDIGDKITSNELEMIKDFLVKHAADSDRPIAAGLR
- a CDS encoding DUF3373 family protein produces the protein MKKIKILFIAATILFVFVFNCFSESIVMEKESVDKILEKQSYLEKKIEELEKQLNDNSSKTYKGSDISILQEDVEEVSERLDIVETKTFLDRVQITGELRLLLESWHSKDMKTITGKKTDEHSDEIWTSTLYLNLRSDVTKNLIFHSRLQYFKFWGDTYYDGGGGHDWDYASNPKKEGYLHVQRAYFDYFVPNTPISVTMGRMPSGGGGPPDELRYYTTKKSTWPKLMNDVESDGIILNLSLEKLTNLDESMIRIAYVKLAQNYVQYKGIYNYNDSRVYALSFDTEIPGFNNSIFWISYLNAQDLLPIPDYSLPSPLERKTPLPKSMGWLDLYNLHIQFMDLGKFGIDYFFSAAYMTIHPSDHGTIIGNIPVVTPQGVILVENEFGWYGDKLSGNLGKNRQGHCIFTGFRYELPIELLKNPCIGFEYNHGSTYWAGSVITGSGDIQNKLFTNGDGYEVYYIQPIEQKNLFCRAGWIYLDMDYENPMFCYGNQQKTDLKLTRYYLLFDLKF